A single region of the Saprospiraceae bacterium genome encodes:
- a CDS encoding OmpH family outer membrane protein codes for MKRILKLSTLIIAMIGMVSAVQAQKFGYVNSAEILSGMPDVKQADANLEALQKQLQKKGQGMVEQLQKDYVEIQQKIERGELSPKQQEEEGKKLETRQQEIAKFEQEMVNQIQNKRSELLKPISDKINKAIEDVAKENGFQFIFDQGILLYAESAQDVSAMVKTKLGI; via the coding sequence ATGAAAAGGATCTTGAAATTAAGTACACTAATTATAGCCATGATAGGAATGGTAAGTGCAGTCCAGGCACAAAAATTCGGCTATGTTAATTCTGCAGAAATTCTATCGGGAATGCCTGATGTTAAACAAGCAGACGCCAACCTCGAAGCCTTGCAAAAGCAGTTGCAAAAGAAAGGCCAGGGAATGGTAGAACAACTACAAAAAGATTACGTGGAGATTCAACAAAAAATTGAAAGAGGGGAGTTATCGCCCAAACAACAAGAAGAAGAAGGCAAAAAACTGGAAACTCGCCAGCAAGAAATTGCCAAATTCGAACAGGAAATGGTCAATCAAATCCAGAACAAACGGTCTGAATTATTAAAGCCAATCTCCGACAAAATCAACAAGGCTATCGAAGATGTCGCCAAGGAAAATGGCTTCCAGTTCATTTTTGACCAAGGTATCTTGTTGTACGCTGAATCAGCACAAGATGTAAGCGCCATGGTAAAAACAAAATTGGGTATCTAA
- a CDS encoding metal-dependent hydrolase, which yields MDSITQIVLGAAAGELVLGRKAGNRAMLWGGIAGTIPDLDVFANAVADELSALAFHRAITHSLTFSIIVPFGLGYLIHRMYDAGLPKKLFFKDVGIVGIGLFLFILLGTLPMPIPFTTVSRITLAVTLSILFFPLLLYAREQWRRKPSKNENPSRKDWTWLFFWSIFTHPVLDCCTTYGTQFFRPFLDTRVAFNNISVADPAYTLPFLLFVLAASFFSRHRPVRRTLNLIGVLISSAYMLFTFWNYFRVKQVFQESLAQQGIAYTDLMISPTILNNILWQGVAESDTAFYLGNYSILDHQANIPSFTSIPKQHHLLAPYKDQRAVKILKWFSNGYFNVLQLPDGRFQLNDLRFGTFGEFKDENSYIFKFILKDINGELEVFPFRDNPPDMGKTFNELIERIKGR from the coding sequence ATGGATTCAATCACACAAATCGTTCTTGGGGCGGCGGCTGGAGAGCTAGTGCTCGGCCGAAAGGCAGGAAACAGAGCCATGTTATGGGGTGGCATCGCTGGTACTATTCCAGACCTTGATGTTTTTGCTAATGCAGTGGCGGATGAGCTGAGTGCTCTTGCCTTTCATCGGGCGATTACCCATTCGCTCACCTTTTCGATTATTGTTCCTTTTGGCCTAGGCTATTTGATCCATCGGATGTATGACGCCGGACTTCCGAAAAAGCTTTTCTTTAAGGATGTCGGGATCGTTGGAATAGGACTATTCTTATTTATCCTATTGGGCACCCTTCCTATGCCAATTCCTTTTACTACTGTTTCACGAATTACACTGGCTGTAACACTGAGTATTTTGTTTTTCCCTTTATTGCTTTATGCCCGAGAACAGTGGCGGCGAAAACCTTCAAAAAACGAAAACCCTTCTCGAAAAGACTGGACTTGGTTGTTCTTTTGGTCCATCTTTACACACCCTGTATTGGATTGTTGTACAACCTATGGCACACAGTTTTTTCGTCCATTTTTAGACACCCGGGTTGCCTTTAATAATATTTCTGTAGCTGATCCAGCTTATACCTTGCCTTTTCTCCTGTTTGTTTTGGCGGCTTCTTTCTTTTCCAGGCACCGGCCTGTCCGGCGAACCCTGAATTTGATAGGTGTCCTAATCAGCTCAGCCTACATGCTCTTTACTTTTTGGAATTACTTTCGGGTAAAACAAGTATTTCAGGAATCTTTGGCGCAACAAGGAATAGCATATACCGATTTGATGATTAGTCCAACCATCCTAAACAATATTTTATGGCAAGGAGTGGCGGAGAGCGACACGGCCTTTTACCTGGGTAATTATTCTATTCTTGATCATCAAGCAAATATTCCTTCCTTTACATCTATCCCTAAACAACACCATCTTTTAGCACCTTATAAAGATCAACGAGCCGTCAAGATATTGAAATGGTTTTCTAACGGTTATTTTAATGTACTTCAACTTCCCGATGGGCGTTTTCAATTAAATGATCTGCGCTTTGGTACTTTTGGTGAATTTAAAGATGAAAACAGTTATATCTTTAAGTTTATACTGAAGGATATAAATGGTGAATTGGAAGTTTTCCCCTTTCGCGATAACCCACCGGATATGGGAAAGACTTTTAACGAATTAATAGAAAGGATAAAAGGTAGATAA
- a CDS encoding cysteine desulfurase produces the protein MSNSMQSPSTIRSRFPIFAKYPGLAYLDNAATTQKPDVVIEGIYRFYTEENANIHRGIYPLAAKATALYEESRNKIQVFIKAPQRQEIIFTAGATAAINLVAQSFTGARLKAGDRVLITAMEHHANLIPWQMVCQRAGAELCIIPMNAAGTLDLQAYQSLLSPRTKMVALVHISNTLGTINPIEEMIDMAHHRQIPILIDAAQSVAHYPIDVQSLDCDFLVFSGHKLFGPTGIGVLYGKTAHLETMEPYQFGGDMIKDVTFEKTTFAGLPNKFEAGTPNIAGAVGLGYAIDFLHELDRNAALEQLKALSDYAHEVLAGINGLRIIGTATRKSAIISFTMEGVHPHDMATFLGEENIALRAGHHCTQPIMDFYNIPATIRASFSIYNNKDEVDRLVQTLKDIQTFFA, from the coding sequence ATGAGTAATTCTATGCAATCGCCATCCACTATCCGCTCGCGGTTTCCCATCTTTGCAAAATACCCAGGTTTAGCTTATCTGGATAATGCGGCCACTACACAAAAACCAGATGTAGTCATCGAAGGAATTTACCGTTTTTATACCGAAGAAAATGCTAATATTCACCGAGGGATTTACCCGCTTGCCGCCAAAGCAACGGCATTATATGAGGAGAGTAGAAATAAAATTCAGGTTTTTATAAAAGCACCCCAAAGGCAAGAAATTATTTTTACAGCGGGGGCGACCGCTGCTATCAACTTGGTCGCCCAGTCCTTTACTGGTGCCCGTCTGAAAGCTGGTGACAGGGTCCTGATTACCGCCATGGAGCATCATGCCAACCTCATTCCCTGGCAAATGGTTTGTCAGCGAGCTGGCGCTGAATTGTGCATTATTCCTATGAATGCTGCAGGAACCCTTGATCTTCAAGCCTACCAATCGTTACTTTCTCCCCGGACCAAAATGGTTGCACTGGTGCATATTTCCAATACACTGGGAACCATCAACCCGATTGAAGAAATGATTGATATGGCTCATCATAGGCAAATTCCGATACTGATAGATGCCGCTCAAAGTGTTGCCCATTATCCTATTGATGTACAATCCTTGGACTGCGATTTTCTCGTTTTTTCAGGCCACAAATTATTCGGGCCAACGGGCATAGGTGTGCTATATGGCAAAACGGCGCACTTGGAAACGATGGAACCTTATCAATTTGGAGGAGATATGATTAAGGATGTTACCTTTGAAAAAACCACCTTTGCTGGGTTGCCCAATAAATTTGAAGCCGGGACGCCCAATATTGCGGGCGCAGTAGGCCTGGGTTATGCCATCGACTTTTTGCATGAACTTGACCGTAACGCTGCCTTAGAACAGCTTAAAGCCTTGAGTGATTATGCTCATGAAGTACTAGCCGGAATAAATGGATTGCGCATTATCGGAACGGCAACCAGAAAATCAGCCATTATTTCCTTTACTATGGAAGGGGTTCACCCTCATGATATGGCTACCTTCTTAGGAGAAGAAAATATTGCCTTGCGGGCCGGACACCATTGCACCCAGCCGATCATGGACTTCTATAATATTCCTGCTACGATTCGTGCTTCCTTTAGTATTTACAACAATAAGGATGAAGTGGACCGACTCGTGCAAACATTAAAGGACATTCAAACGTTTTTTGCTTAA
- a CDS encoding MoaD/ThiS family protein, which yields MNIEILAFGIAKDIVKGSSFRLDVPKEATVGELKEKLCATYPDFKRLATFGIAVNTEYRQDDFAIHEKDEIVIIPPVSGG from the coding sequence ATGAATATAGAAATTCTTGCTTTTGGGATTGCTAAAGATATCGTAAAGGGCTCAAGCTTTCGCTTGGATGTACCAAAGGAAGCAACAGTAGGCGAGTTAAAGGAAAAACTCTGTGCAACCTATCCGGATTTTAAGCGATTAGCAACTTTTGGCATAGCCGTCAATACCGAATATCGCCAGGATGATTTTGCCATTCATGAAAAAGATGAAATTGTTATTATTCCTCCCGTGAGCGGTGGGTGA
- a CDS encoding RNA pseudouridine synthase produces the protein MIALTARKYRCVALGKNSIGEIGFVLVALGMIEKESLQIVEEMPHWLAVNKPAGLIVERNKFESTTLEGLVEAYLQRSTRSPFVGVIHRLDKVTSGIVIFAKKMWALKKLNLEFQERRVQKTYWAIITGALPAAEGRLDHWLLKDMQEKRAQILPSPQKEAKKASLLYRTLAEHGDFKLIEIELLTGRYHQIRAQFAAVSCPIVGDLKYAEGGDAYSKEIALHARTMTFKDPQGGHQRLLYADLPENKWWDPFREQ, from the coding sequence ATGATTGCCCTCACTGCACGGAAGTACCGCTGCGTCGCTTTAGGTAAAAACAGCATTGGGGAGATTGGATTTGTTTTGGTAGCTTTGGGAATGATAGAAAAAGAAAGCTTACAGATTGTGGAGGAAATGCCACATTGGCTAGCCGTGAATAAACCTGCTGGGCTTATTGTCGAACGAAATAAATTCGAGTCAACCACCCTCGAAGGGTTAGTCGAAGCTTATTTACAACGAAGCACAAGAAGCCCTTTTGTTGGTGTCATTCACCGATTGGATAAGGTGACAAGTGGAATTGTCATTTTTGCCAAAAAAATGTGGGCCTTAAAAAAACTTAATCTTGAATTTCAAGAGCGGAGGGTGCAAAAAACCTATTGGGCCATTATCACAGGAGCCTTGCCTGCCGCCGAAGGAAGGCTGGATCATTGGCTGCTTAAGGATATGCAAGAGAAAAGGGCACAAATATTGCCATCTCCACAAAAGGAAGCCAAAAAGGCAAGCTTGCTTTATCGAACATTGGCAGAACATGGCGATTTTAAATTGATAGAAATAGAATTGCTGACTGGACGTTATCACCAGATCAGGGCCCAATTTGCCGCCGTTTCTTGTCCGATTGTCGGAGACTTAAAATATGCTGAAGGTGGTGATGCTTATAGCAAAGAGATTGCCTTACATGCCAGAACAATGACCTTTAAAGACCCACAAGGGGGGCACCAACGGCTGCTCTATGCTGATTTGCCTGAAAACAAATGGTGGGACCCTTTTCGGGAGCAATGA
- a CDS encoding MOSC domain-containing protein — MHSSVISHLYTYPIKSTIGQSLNSSAVMARGLEYDRQWGVFDKDGVAMTGRVFPDLLKISTAVSDGNLVLSIGAEQLFSIPLYLSNENRQPVRIFSGRTEGMLVSQAIDEWFSDFLKTPCQFLHINQECHRPVLAKHGGKEEDTVNFADQCPVLLLSEVSLSDLNNRLADPISHRNFRPNIVVSGHLPYEEDQWRKIRLGECVFEVNQPCERCVFTTIDPDTYQKNPDQEPLRTLATYRRNASGGPIFGIHLTPRELGNIQVGDRLEIID; from the coding sequence ATGCACTCATCGGTGATCTCTCATCTGTATACTTATCCGATCAAATCAACCATAGGGCAATCCCTAAACAGCAGTGCCGTCATGGCTCGAGGCTTGGAATACGATCGCCAATGGGGCGTTTTTGATAAGGATGGTGTAGCCATGACAGGGCGTGTTTTCCCGGATTTACTGAAGATTAGCACTGCGGTTTCAGATGGAAACTTGGTCTTGTCTATAGGAGCGGAGCAACTTTTCAGCATTCCTTTGTATTTAAGTAATGAAAATAGACAACCTGTTCGCATTTTTTCTGGAAGAACGGAAGGAATGCTTGTTAGCCAAGCCATCGACGAATGGTTTTCCGATTTCTTGAAGACCCCTTGTCAATTTTTGCACATCAATCAGGAATGCCATCGACCAGTGTTGGCCAAGCATGGTGGAAAAGAAGAAGATACCGTCAATTTTGCCGATCAATGCCCTGTTTTATTGTTGTCGGAAGTTTCCTTATCAGATTTGAATAATAGATTGGCAGATCCCATTAGTCATCGAAACTTCAGGCCAAATATTGTTGTTTCTGGCCACCTTCCCTATGAAGAAGATCAATGGCGAAAGATTAGGTTGGGGGAATGCGTATTTGAAGTCAACCAGCCTTGTGAACGATGTGTGTTTACAACCATTGATCCCGATACCTACCAGAAAAACCCAGATCAGGAGCCGCTTCGCACCCTCGCAACATATCGTCGAAATGCAAGCGGAGGGCCAATATTTGGCATCCACCTTACGCCACGAGAATTGGGCAATATACAGGTTGGAGATCGCTTGGAAATAATTGACTAA
- a CDS encoding START domain-containing protein produces the protein MIYHPKTLFALCLIGFCTSFSPIIAQAPPQPWKKIKEIDQYTVYTRSSNLSSVKEIKIEASFDVNVAHFMEVLNNVPAYTDWVYKCSQAHRLKTIGEHEYIYYLISDIPFPLKDRDIVIHSKQWFDPAIQGYRAKSVALPAFISQNPNMVRVPLLQSLWEIRPVNDKQVDIVYQILTEPGGKIPAWMVNMAIANGPIHTMKELALYLKEN, from the coding sequence ATGATATATCATCCAAAAACGTTGTTTGCGCTTTGCCTAATCGGCTTTTGTACATCCTTTTCACCGATAATCGCCCAAGCACCTCCACAACCTTGGAAAAAAATAAAAGAAATCGATCAGTATACTGTCTATACAAGATCATCTAACCTATCCAGTGTAAAAGAAATCAAAATTGAGGCTAGTTTTGATGTCAATGTGGCGCACTTCATGGAGGTATTGAACAATGTTCCTGCTTATACCGACTGGGTTTATAAATGCTCCCAAGCCCATCGCTTAAAAACCATTGGAGAACATGAATATATCTATTATCTTATTTCGGATATACCATTTCCTTTAAAAGATAGAGATATCGTTATTCATTCCAAGCAGTGGTTTGATCCTGCCATCCAGGGGTATCGAGCCAAATCAGTGGCTCTCCCTGCTTTTATTAGCCAAAACCCCAACATGGTCCGGGTTCCGTTGCTCCAATCCCTTTGGGAGATTCGCCCAGTCAATGACAAGCAAGTGGATATTGTGTATCAGATTTTGACAGAGCCAGGAGGCAAGATACCTGCCTGGATGGTTAACATGGCCATCGCGAATGGCCCTATTCATACGATGAAAGAACTAGCACTTTATTTAAAAGAGAATTAG
- a CDS encoding S8 family peptidase, producing the protein MMLNRIGGLLLFFYLLPFVMVAQLQKTELEYAQHFVDVSFQQQATLGIKPTIHYWPGHPFYLAKAKQGHPSPYLPGKIARTLDHGYVIISFTGETPNGLENLALLVPANNDWKLSPNLWQKKQEKEKGKRTFLIKVDDLSTFKRHLNQKKIAIIRAFEEISSLLIVLDFQTLQEEILPMPSVTFIDRRDVFPTEERAVRGLDLSVNKVNVLHHNYPDLNGENMQVSIKENSFDSTDIDVRGRQLASTLRGETVSTHSTTMATMIAGGGNSFYTGKGVAWKAMLSSSSFYNIMPDADSYFESENIWVQNHSYGLGIENYYGGEAMAYDDQVYRHPQLLHIFSAGNNGDGTSAAGPYQGVNGFANLTGNMKMAKNLFTVGSIDTALSIPALSSRGPAFDGRIKPEIVAFGEDGSSGAAAITSGTMLLLQQAYQQQFGERPPAGLIRAVVLNSADDIGPQGPDYLSGFGNLDALGAVQTLKEQRFFQGVVKSGEEQVFPLEIPENAINLKVTLAWIDPPALLNSNTALVNDLDLVLKDRLSNDVWLPWSLSYASDLDSLSLPAIRKRDRRNNQEQVTIDQPGITLFDITINGFDIAAGEQAFFVAYEWDTPERFDWVFPQSEDPVPAGTRIPLRWDSTSKGQGDLAYRWVGSNEWQQLSPQTALSKPYLFWNVPDTFALAQLKMTTTAGTFLTDTFVVSKPLNLSLAVDCDDRILLNWPKMPEVTSYQLFGMASNYLESLKTINDTFVVLDKSSYPAEEFAIAPIHQDGFLGVKSPAINLDYQSVGCYINSFLADLIADRVEMTLFLGTLYEVEEVIFEKRSEGQFQAISTIRPSSDLVFTANDLKLREGSNTYRAVVKLHNGNAFYSNEVTLLYTNKAYLVFPNPTTTGIGANIVSKEVNRANFLLFDNLGRLHLQFEIQNAYEEIPAEKLAPGIYHYQILLEKQRLAQGKLLIL; encoded by the coding sequence ATGATGCTAAACCGGATTGGGGGCTTATTGCTCTTCTTCTATTTGCTCCCTTTTGTGATGGTAGCTCAATTGCAAAAAACGGAGTTAGAATATGCCCAACATTTCGTGGATGTAAGTTTTCAACAACAGGCCACCCTTGGCATTAAGCCAACCATCCATTATTGGCCAGGGCATCCATTTTACTTAGCCAAAGCAAAACAAGGCCATCCTTCCCCGTATTTGCCAGGAAAAATTGCCAGGACTTTAGATCATGGTTATGTCATTATCTCCTTCACAGGAGAAACACCAAATGGTCTGGAAAATTTAGCGCTTTTAGTTCCAGCTAACAATGACTGGAAATTATCACCCAACCTTTGGCAGAAAAAACAAGAAAAAGAGAAGGGAAAAAGGACTTTCCTAATAAAAGTAGATGATTTATCAACCTTTAAACGCCATCTGAACCAAAAGAAAATAGCCATAATAAGAGCGTTTGAAGAGATAAGCAGCTTATTAATAGTACTCGACTTCCAAACCCTACAGGAAGAGATCCTGCCCATGCCATCTGTCACTTTTATTGATCGTAGAGATGTCTTTCCAACCGAAGAACGAGCGGTAAGGGGACTTGATTTAAGTGTGAATAAAGTCAATGTGCTTCATCATAATTATCCAGATCTCAATGGCGAAAACATGCAGGTCTCGATTAAGGAAAACAGTTTTGATAGTACAGATATTGATGTACGAGGACGCCAACTGGCATCAACGCTTCGCGGGGAAACCGTAAGCACTCATTCCACCACCATGGCAACCATGATTGCAGGCGGTGGTAATTCTTTTTATACAGGAAAAGGCGTTGCCTGGAAAGCAATGCTTTCTTCCAGTAGCTTCTACAATATTATGCCAGATGCCGATAGCTATTTTGAGTCGGAAAACATTTGGGTGCAAAATCATTCCTATGGTCTTGGCATTGAAAACTACTATGGCGGCGAAGCCATGGCATATGATGATCAAGTGTATCGCCATCCACAGCTATTGCATATTTTTTCTGCAGGGAATAATGGAGATGGAACCAGCGCAGCAGGTCCCTACCAAGGGGTAAATGGATTTGCCAATTTGACAGGCAATATGAAGATGGCCAAAAACCTATTTACCGTTGGCTCCATTGACACCGCCCTTAGCATCCCCGCATTAAGTTCCCGAGGGCCTGCATTTGATGGCCGAATAAAACCTGAAATCGTCGCCTTCGGAGAAGACGGGAGTTCAGGTGCCGCAGCGATTACCAGCGGGACAATGCTATTGCTTCAACAAGCTTACCAGCAACAATTCGGGGAACGGCCACCCGCCGGTTTAATTCGAGCAGTGGTTTTAAACAGCGCAGACGACATCGGACCGCAAGGACCAGATTACCTGTCTGGCTTTGGCAATCTCGACGCCTTAGGGGCGGTACAGACCTTGAAAGAACAACGTTTTTTTCAGGGCGTTGTAAAATCAGGCGAAGAACAGGTTTTTCCATTGGAAATTCCAGAAAATGCTATAAACCTTAAAGTAACCTTAGCCTGGATTGACCCACCAGCCCTTTTGAATTCAAATACAGCCCTTGTCAACGACCTTGATCTGGTTCTCAAAGACAGACTAAGCAATGACGTTTGGCTTCCCTGGAGCCTGTCTTATGCCTCCGACCTCGACTCCTTAAGCCTACCCGCCATTCGGAAGAGAGATAGGCGAAATAACCAGGAACAAGTTACAATAGACCAACCGGGTATTACGCTTTTTGATATCACCATTAATGGGTTTGATATCGCTGCTGGCGAGCAAGCTTTTTTCGTAGCTTATGAATGGGACACCCCAGAACGGTTCGACTGGGTGTTCCCTCAATCTGAAGACCCTGTTCCGGCTGGCACACGGATTCCTCTCCGATGGGACAGCACCTCCAAAGGCCAGGGTGACCTAGCCTATCGCTGGGTGGGAAGCAATGAATGGCAGCAACTGAGCCCTCAAACAGCCCTAAGCAAACCTTATCTGTTTTGGAATGTGCCTGATACCTTCGCCCTCGCGCAACTTAAAATGACCACAACAGCAGGCACTTTTTTAACGGACACTTTTGTCGTTTCTAAACCCTTGAACCTTTCTTTAGCCGTTGATTGTGATGACCGAATCTTGTTGAATTGGCCAAAAATGCCTGAGGTAACGAGTTACCAATTGTTCGGGATGGCTTCAAACTACCTCGAATCGCTAAAAACCATCAATGACACATTTGTTGTATTGGACAAGTCAAGCTACCCAGCAGAGGAATTTGCCATTGCACCGATCCACCAAGACGGTTTTTTGGGTGTAAAAAGTCCCGCCATCAACCTGGATTATCAATCTGTGGGTTGCTACATCAATAGCTTTTTGGCAGACTTGATAGCAGATCGGGTTGAAATGACCTTGTTTTTGGGCACTTTATACGAAGTAGAGGAAGTTATATTTGAAAAACGATCTGAGGGGCAATTCCAGGCCATCTCTACGATAAGGCCTTCGAGTGATTTAGTCTTCACCGCCAATGACCTCAAGCTCAGAGAAGGTTCCAATACCTATCGAGCGGTTGTAAAATTGCACAATGGCAATGCCTTTTATAGTAATGAAGTCACCCTCTTATACACGAATAAAGCCTATTTGGTGTTTCCAAATCCAACTACAACGGGAATAGGTGCCAATATTGTCTCGAAGGAAGTGAATAGAGCTAACTTTTTATTATTCGATAACTTAGGGCGCCTCCACCTGCAATTTGAGATACAAAATGCTTATGAAGAAATTCCCGCGGAAAAATTAGCTCCAGGTATTTACCATTATCAAATCTTGCTAGAGAAACAACGATTAGCTCAAGGGAAGCTATTGATTCTATAA
- a CDS encoding OmpH family outer membrane protein, with protein MTKMKLIAVFAFSLMTIATQAQRIAYVDVDKILESIQEYQAAQQELDRLAAKWRQDIAQEYDVIKGMYNRYQSEQVLLSEDARRQREEEIVNKEKEVRDLQKSHFGPEGGLFQRRQELVRPIQDRVYGAIEAYAKERGFDFIFDKSSAAGMIFSNPEYDKTGDILNRLK; from the coding sequence ATGACAAAAATGAAATTAATCGCCGTCTTCGCTTTTTCGCTGATGACTATTGCCACTCAAGCACAACGAATTGCTTATGTAGATGTGGATAAAATTTTGGAAAGTATCCAAGAATACCAGGCTGCTCAGCAGGAGCTTGATCGATTGGCCGCTAAATGGCGACAGGATATCGCTCAGGAATACGATGTTATCAAAGGCATGTACAACCGTTACCAATCTGAACAGGTCTTATTAAGTGAGGATGCTCGCCGCCAAAGAGAAGAAGAAATCGTTAATAAAGAAAAAGAAGTAAGAGACTTGCAAAAATCACACTTTGGGCCAGAAGGCGGATTGTTTCAAAGGAGACAAGAATTGGTGCGCCCTATTCAGGATCGCGTCTATGGTGCAATAGAAGCTTATGCCAAAGAAAGAGGTTTTGATTTTATTTTTGATAAATCAAGTGCAGCTGGCATGATTTTTTCTAATCCTGAATATGACAAGACCGGAGATATACTCAATCGCTTGAAATAG
- a CDS encoding molybdenum cofactor biosynthesis protein MoaE yields MIDIQLKDTPLSVQECSNLIASDSTGGSVVFIGTVRNHTKGKAVIRLEFEAYAPMAISEMRKIAEQATARWAAVKMLIHHRTGVLEIGEIAVIIAVSTPHRQAAFEACQYAIDTLKETVPIWKKEIFEDGEVWVAAHP; encoded by the coding sequence ATGATTGATATCCAATTAAAAGATACACCGCTTTCTGTTCAGGAATGTTCCAACCTTATCGCTTCGGACAGCACAGGAGGATCCGTTGTTTTTATAGGAACAGTTCGGAACCATACAAAAGGTAAGGCGGTGATTCGGCTCGAATTTGAAGCTTATGCGCCCATGGCCATTTCAGAGATGCGGAAAATTGCGGAACAGGCAACAGCAAGGTGGGCCGCTGTAAAAATGCTTATCCATCACCGGACAGGAGTGTTGGAGATCGGAGAGATTGCTGTCATTATTGCCGTTTCCACCCCTCATCGACAGGCCGCATTTGAGGCCTGCCAATATGCCATTGACACTTTAAAAGAAACCGTCCCTATTTGGAAAAAAGAAATTTTTGAAGATGGGGAGGTTTGGGTTGCGGCACATCCTTAA
- a CDS encoding M57 family metalloprotease has protein sequence MKKLNYLLPFLAVSLMIVSCAKDAASLEGEIPQEILTKIAQLGFNPDGAEIVEEGYRVERDIILTYENLESVDTDHRVPGLEQYRTTNLVSTGGARNITIYAPVGGSNGYSAGMIAGLDLAITRYNAENLEITFSRVTSSSGANIVMSRLSKRDERRGVLGSAGFPTSSGNPYNQIKMSGILESTYGLSTAGIATIIGHEMGHCIGFRHTDYFDRSISCGGSASNEGSAGVGAIHIPGTPTGATLAAKSWMLSCTDGGDRPFNNDDKTALDYLY, from the coding sequence ATGAAAAAACTTAACTATCTATTGCCATTTCTGGCAGTATCTTTAATGATTGTCTCCTGCGCAAAAGATGCTGCTTCGCTTGAAGGCGAAATCCCACAAGAAATACTTACCAAAATTGCCCAATTAGGATTCAATCCTGATGGTGCTGAGATCGTTGAGGAAGGATACCGTGTTGAACGCGATATTATCTTGACTTACGAAAACCTGGAAAGTGTAGATACCGATCATCGCGTACCTGGTTTAGAGCAATATCGGACAACCAATTTAGTTTCCACAGGCGGCGCCCGGAATATTACCATCTATGCACCTGTTGGTGGCAGCAATGGTTATAGTGCTGGCATGATTGCAGGGCTTGATCTTGCTATTACCCGTTACAATGCGGAAAACCTTGAAATTACCTTTTCCAGGGTTACTTCTTCTTCAGGTGCTAATATCGTGATGAGTCGCTTAAGTAAACGCGATGAAAGAAGGGGCGTTTTAGGGTCTGCTGGCTTTCCTACCTCTTCAGGCAATCCTTATAACCAAATCAAAATGAGTGGTATTTTGGAGTCTACTTACGGACTTAGTACTGCGGGAATTGCAACGATTATTGGTCATGAAATGGGCCACTGCATAGGATTCCGTCACACCGATTATTTTGACAGAAGCATTTCTTGTGGTGGTAGTGCTAGTAATGAAGGTTCAGCTGGTGTTGGTGCAATTCATATTCCTGGTACACCTACAGGAGCCACGTTAGCTGCTAAGTCCTGGATGCTTTCTTGTACAGATGGTGGTGATCGTCCATTCAACAATGATGATAAAACAGCGCTAGACTATTTGTACTAA